The Ramlibacter sp. PS4R-6 nucleotide sequence TCCGCGTGGCAGAACTGGATCTTCATCCGCCCCAACGCCGTCGGCGAAGAGGGCGCCCTCAAATTGTTCGGGACCGGCAAGAAGGCCAGGTTCGACTGGAAGCGGATCTGATATGTCCTCGATTGACCTCCAAGCCCTCATCCCCAACAACGTGAACCTGGCGGACAACCGCCAGCTGCAGCGCGCACTGGAAAAGTGGCAGCCCGCCTTCCTGAACTGGTGGGACGAGATGGGCCCGAGCGACTTCAAGGCCAAGGAGGTCTACCTGCGCACCGCCGTCGGCGTGGACGCGCAGGGCTGGGCCAGCTACGGCTACACGCCCATGCCCGACTACCGCTGGGGCATCTTCCTGGCCGACAAGGAAGAGAACCGCAAGATCGGTTTCGGCGACTTCATGGGCCAGGACGTCTGGCAGGAGGTGCCCGGTGAATTCCGCTCGACCTTCCGCCGCCTGATCGTCACGCAAGGCGACACCGAACCGGCGTCCGTCGAGCAGCAACGCATGCTCGGCCACACCGCGCCGTCGCTGTACGACCTGCGCAACCTGTTCCAGGTGAACGTGGAAGAGGGCCGCCACCTGTGGGCGATGGTGTACCTGCTGCACGCGCACTTCGGCCGCGACGGCCGCGAGGAAGCCGAGGAACTGCTCGAGCGCCATTCGGGCGACCCCAACAAGCCGCGCATCCTGGGCACGTTCAACGAGCCCATGGACAACTGGCTGTCCTTCTTCTGCTTCACCTACTTCACCGACCGCGACGGCAAGTTCCAGCTCAAGTCCTTCGCCGAGAGCGCGTTCGACCCGCTGGCGCGCACCACGCGCTTCATGCTGACAGAGGAAGCGCACCACATGTTCGTGGGCGAGACGGGCATCGGCCGCGTCATCAAGCGCACGCTGGAAGTGATGAAGGAGCTCGACACGGACGAACCCGGCGCCATCCGCAACGCTGGCGCCATCGACCTGCCGACGATCCAGCGCTACCTGAACTACTGGTTCACCGACTCGCTCGACCTCTTCGGCTCCGAGTCGTCGTCCAACGCCGCCAACTACTTCAGCAACGGCATCAAGGGCCGGCCCGACGAAGCCAAGTTCGCCGACCACGTCGAGGCCGAGACCACGATGACCCTCCAGGTCCCGGACGGCAAGGGCGGGCTCAAGGACGAGACGATCAGCGTGCGCAACGGCCTGAACGAGGTGACGCGGCTGGAGTACGTCAAGGACTGCAACGTCGGCGTGACGCGCTGGAACATGATGATCAAGCGCGCGGGCGTGGCCTTCGAGCTCAAGCTGCCGTCCACGCGCTTCCGCCGCGACGTCGGCGCGTGGGCCGGCATCCCGACCACGCCCGAGGGCCAGCCGATCACGCAGGCCGAGTTCGACGCGAAGAAGCACGGGTGGATCCCGAGCGAGGACGACCAGCGCTTCGTCAAGAGCCTGATGCAGCGCGTGACCGAGCCCGGCAGGATCGCCGGCTGGATCGCGCCGCCCGACCGCGGCATCAATGCGCAGCCGGTCGAGTACGAGTACGTGAAGCTCTGAGCCCTACGCCGCGGGCTTCAGTTCGATCGGCCCGCCCGCGAAGCGCTCGCCCAGCGCCGTGCCGAGCCAAGCGCGCTCCTCGTCGAGCTTCGCCACCAGCTCCGGCGGGAATTCGGCGGGAAGCAGGCGGAACCGGGGCCCGGGCAGCTCCAGCAGCTTCGTGATGTCGGCCGTGCGGTCGCGCGCGTTCAGTTCGGAGATGGCGCGCACGGCGGCGTCGCTTGCCGATTCGTTGGCGCGGACGAACTTCAGGCCGGCAATGTCCACGCCGAAGGATTCGAGGATCGCGCCCGCCGGCCCCTGCGGGTGCTTCAAGGCGGATTCGAAGCTGCCGAAGCGCAGTTTGGGGAACACGGATTTCAGCAGCTCGATGCGCCAGCGCACGAACCCACGCACCGAGAACGTCTGGACCACCTGCTCGATGGTGCGCCGGCGGCGGCCCGTGACGCGCTGAGCCGTGAACGAGTGGGTCCAGCTCGACAGGTGGCGGACCATGCAGGTCGGCTGCAACGTGTGGCCCTGGGCGCGCATCCAGCGCCTCAGTTCCCCAAGGTGCGCCGGTGCGAAGCCCGAGAGTTCAGGGGCGGCGAGGATCACGCGCTGCGCGTCCCCCAGGGTACTTTTCAGCGCCGCCCGCGCCTGCTCCCGGGTGGCGGCATCGACGCCTTCGAGGCGACCGAAGCAGCTCTCGAGCAACGGGTTGTGGTTGCGCCGCTGCCAGCCGTCGCCGAATTCGAAAGCCGGGTAGACGACGCCGCGCCGGGCGAGCTCCGCCCGGTTGCGCATGCACGTCGCCTGCAGGGACTGCGTGCCGGTCTTGTTCAGGCCGGTGATGAGGAGGATGGTTGCCATGGATGGTTGTCTGCGATGCGCGGGGTACGACTGGCCTGCCCGGAGGGAGTCGAACCCCCGACCCACAGCTTAGAAGGCTGTTGCTCTATCCAACTGAGCTACGGGCAGTGCGGGCCCGATTATCCCTTGGCGGCCTGCGGCGCATGAACCGCCAAAAAGTACCGCGGCAAAGTTTCCAGATCGGCGCTTCTCGCTCGATTGGGGGATGCGCGAGGGCTCGCATGGGAGTTGAATGCGTCCCAGGCCGCTTCGGCCAGGAGATGGAAGATGAGCAAGAGCAACCAGGCCGCCCCGGCCATCCGGGTTCGCAATCCGCAGCCGGCTTCGCTCTTGCGTGAATTCAGGATGCTGGTGTCCGCCAGCGCCGTCCGCGCGCCCGAGCAGCTGGCGTTCGCGGCCACTGCGCGCGCCGAGCGCCACATGCGCACCGCGCGCGTGAGCTGGTGGTGACCCGGGCGACTACCTCTTGGCGGCCTGCCACGCATCGAGCCGCGCGCGTGCTTCGTTGCGCGCAGGGTCCATCGCG carries:
- the boxB gene encoding benzoyl-CoA 2,3-epoxidase subunit BoxB, which encodes MSSIDLQALIPNNVNLADNRQLQRALEKWQPAFLNWWDEMGPSDFKAKEVYLRTAVGVDAQGWASYGYTPMPDYRWGIFLADKEENRKIGFGDFMGQDVWQEVPGEFRSTFRRLIVTQGDTEPASVEQQRMLGHTAPSLYDLRNLFQVNVEEGRHLWAMVYLLHAHFGRDGREEAEELLERHSGDPNKPRILGTFNEPMDNWLSFFCFTYFTDRDGKFQLKSFAESAFDPLARTTRFMLTEEAHHMFVGETGIGRVIKRTLEVMKELDTDEPGAIRNAGAIDLPTIQRYLNYWFTDSLDLFGSESSSNAANYFSNGIKGRPDEAKFADHVEAETTMTLQVPDGKGGLKDETISVRNGLNEVTRLEYVKDCNVGVTRWNMMIKRAGVAFELKLPSTRFRRDVGAWAGIPTTPEGQPITQAEFDAKKHGWIPSEDDQRFVKSLMQRVTEPGRIAGWIAPPDRGINAQPVEYEYVKL